The genomic window GCTTTTAGAACTTAGTTTTTATTGTTTTCGATCAGGAAATTATACATCAGCGAATGATTTTCATTCTTCAAAAATCTTTGTTTGTATTTTTTCTGCACGTCGGCATTTTGTTTTACGCCATTTACAATTAAATCGTCTTTATTGAGTTTGTACGACAATTTATTGGTGCTGGTAATGATGCCGTCTTTCATCAATTGCTGATTGATTTGGTTGGTATAATCGTGGCCATCTCCGTTGGTTACGGTTTTCGAGGTAACCGTACGTTGTACGCCTGTTCTCGTACTTGTTTTTGGGTTATAAACAGGGGGTGTTGGAGGCGTAGGTGGAGCTGGTGGAGTGGTTGGAGCTGGCGGAACCGAAGGCAGCGGTGGAGCTGGCGGTACTGCATACGCAGCACGGGGTGCCCTTGGTGCTCTAGGTGGGCGCGGCGGACGTGGTGCTCTTGGTACACGCGGACCATCGCCACCTTTATTCTCCTGAAACCATTTAGCGTCTTCCTTTTCCCATTTATCAACCTCTTTTGTCCATTTGGCATCTTCCTTTGCCCATTTGGCGTCTTCCTTGGCTAATTTAGCATCTTCTTTTGCAAGTTTCTCATCTGCGATACGGCGTTTTTCATCGGCTATTCTTGCTTTAGCATCTTCATTCCGCATTCGCTCATCCGCTGCTGCCTTTCCAGCATCATCTTTTCTGGCTTGCCGGTCAGCAATTCTTGCCTTTACATCTTCATTCGTTTCGCTGCTTTTGCGTTTTTCGTTTAACTGTTTCAATTGACGATCCATTTTGGAATTGATTTCCTTTTCCAATTGATCGGCAGATTTCCCTTCAACAGGTTTAGATTTTTTCGCTGTATCCTGTAAAACCTGTATTGAAGTGGATATTTTTTTTCTGGTAACTGTTTTTGCATTGCCCACGCTCTTGAACGCAGCACTGCAAACCACAACCGATACCAGGGCGATGGTTAATATTGTCTTTTCCATTTTGTTTAAAGTTGAATTGGTATTGAATAACATCCTGCTTGCTCTATGCAGCAGGCTACCTTTCTTACCCGTTATCGCCATGGCATAAGCAGGTGCACACTGCTTAAACTCCTGACAGAATATGAGGGCCTGAACGTAGTTTTTGCGATCGCTTACACAGGTAATGGCCAAATCATCACAGCAATGTTCGCGTTCTGTTTTTATTAATTGTGATACCCAAAGTACCGCTGGGTTAAAGAAGAAAACGATTTCGATAAAACTTTGTAATAGGTTTACCAGATAATCTTTACGTTTAATGTGCGCCAGTTCGTGAGAAAGAATAGCCTCAACTTCTGCGTTTGACAGGCCGGTAAGCAAACCTAACGGAATTAAGATTAAGGGTTTAAAATGCCCCACAACCATTGGTACCTGCGCAATACCCGACTGCATGATTTTAACCGATTGACTTAAACCTAATTCTTCGGCCAGCATAGCTAACTTTTCATCCCACTTTTTACCTGCAGCATAGGTTTTATGATTACGCAAATGATATACACCATTTAAACCCACCATTAACTGAATGCATTTTCCGCATATAATTAAAAACCAGATCAGTACAATCTGATAAGCATATGCATTCCATAAAGAAAGAATTTTGTTCAGTCCCGAATACATATCATGCTGAACGTTTGCAATTACAGGTTGATCGGTAGCCCCAGTGGGGAGATTGATTACAACCTGATCAGCTATAGAACCTATAGGTTTTTGCAGTTCTTTGTAAAAGGTAAAGAATATGGCCACAACAAACAACGCCAAACATATGGTGAGGAGATTATAGCGCATTGCCGCGCTTGCTTTTCGGGTAGTAAACATAACCAAACCAGCAAGCAGGGCCAATATTACCCCAAGCCATAGCGAGTGGAACAAAGTAGCACCGAGGGCATGAAGCCAATTTTCGGGTAAAAGGTTAATTAACTTAAATTCCATCATTGTGGTTCTTTAGAATCTGTTATTATTAATTATTCCATGCTATCCAATAGCCGCTTTATCTCTTCTATTTCCTGTTTAGAGGTTTTCTCATTACCCAGAAGCTGCATCATTAACTGCGAAGCAGATCCTTTATATAAGGTATTTACAAAACGGTCTAACAACTGCACTTTGGTTTTCTCTTCAGCCTCAACAGGAATATAAATGTGTTTCATTTGGCTTTCATCACGTTTTAATATTCCCTTTTCGGTTAAGATCTGCATCTGCTTTAAAGTTGAGGTATAATTCACCTCCCGCTGTTCGTTCAATTTATCGTTTACAAACCGAACTGTAGATGGCCCGAATTCCCATAATACCTGAAGAATTTCTAATTCAGCTTTAGTGGGTTCAGGCAGATTATTTTCAGTTTGATTACTTTTCATATCATAAAGGTACGATGTTTTTCGTACGATACAAATATTATGTTTATTATTTTTTACAAAAACAACTAAAATACTGACTTAAAGCACTTTAAAGAAAACAAACAATTAGAGATATTAGTGAGGTTTTTCTTTCTAAAGAAAAACATGTTCATTATTTGGAGCGCAAGGCCTGTACAAAACAGTAAGATCCCTCCCGTTTTACGCTTTACGCTTCGCTGCCTCGTACCTCGTTGCTGCAGGGTAACGCTGCAACCGGGGCTAAGCAGTTAAGACAGTGTTTCATTTTTAGGGTTGCAGGTGCACAAACCCTGGTTTCTAAACCAGAGTGGAGCGGAATAGCCCGGAGCGCAGCGAGGACTATAAGCGAAAGCGGGACTGAGAACGTCCGAGAACCACAGACGGCTCATTTCCTAATTCCAAAAGCGACTAAATAGTTTTCTATTTCGGTCGGTGGGAAACCAACCGATAGCATAATAATTTAACCACAGATAGGAAGGATGCATACAGATATGAAAATCCGTGTTTATCTGTGCTCATCTGTGGCTAAAAAAGCTTAACTTAATAACATTGCGGTAACGCTGCAACCGGGGCTAAGCAGTTAAGACAGTGTTTCATTTTTAGGGTTGCAGGGTGCACAAACCCTGGTTTCTAAACCCGAGTGGAGCGGCAGCCTCCGATTTTTTTTCATCGGAGCTATAGCGAAAGCGGGACAGAGAACCTCCAAGAGCCACAGACCGCTCATTTCCCAATTCCAAAACCTACTAAATAGTTTTCTATTTCGGTCGGTGAGACACCAACCGATAGCATAATGTCACTATTATCCTTCGACAGGCTACCATTGACAGACCTCCCTAGAAAGGTCGTCATTGCGAGGCACGAAGCAATCTTAATGCGCACGCTAGTAGCGATCGTTGTAAGATTGCTTCGTCGGCTGAAAAAGCCTTCTCGCAATGACGATACTTGGAGGGGATTTAATCTCTTAAATTCTCCTTTCATTTATATTGATTTTTATACAATAAATTAACCCTCAGGATGACAACAGTTTATTACACTCTTTTATTCCTTAAGTTGTTTAATCACGGCAATAATATCTTCTTCTCCAAATTTTGCAGCCGCATCTCTGAAAGTATTTAGTGCTGTTTTAGCCAATGGTGATGAAATCCCTTCGGCTTTGGCCAGGTTCAGATCTTTTACAATATGTTTAAGTGCAAAGGCAGCTTTGTAATGATCAGCAATAATGGCATCACCTTTAATTTTGGTAAAAATATTACCAATGGCTGCATTATTGATCAATTCTAATAAGTCTTCTGTTTTAATTCCTTGTTCATTGGCAAACAAAATGGTTTCGGCCAAGCCCTGTGCATATAAGGCCAAAAGCGAATTGATGGCCAGTTTTGCGCTGTTGCCTGCGCCATTATTGCCAACAAGTTTGGCAAGTTTGCCCATTTTTTCCAGAATCGGTTTTACCTGATTAAAAGCAGTTTCTTCACCGCCAACCATGATAACCAGCTGACCGGTTTCTGCCTGCTTCACACTCCCTGAAACTGGCGCATCTAAATAAAAGTTCCCTTGTGTTTTACAATGTTTGGACATTTCTTTTGAAATTGAAGGGGAAACCGTGCTCATATTAACAATGATCTTGCCGGAAGCTCCTCCACTAAAAAGACCTTCTTCTCCCTTAAAAATCTGCTCTATTGCGGCATCATCAGAAACCATAACAATTATCACATCGGTAGCTGCAATCAGCGCTTTGGGTGTTTCGGCTATTGATGCGCCCATTTCTTTCAGCGAAGCTTCTTTGTTCTTGCTTCTATTATAGACAGTAACCGCATAATCTGCTTTTATCAATTGCTCTGCCATTGGGATCCCCATATTCCCTAACCCGACCCAACCTATTTGTGTTATATTCATTTTGTTATTTTTATATAAACAAATGTGGCAAAGAAAAAGCTAAAATTCTTAAACGCCAGGTAAAAATGATACGATGAAGTAATTATTTGCTGAGCCACTTTAAAACTAATATTTTTAGTAAATTAGCGCCGCATTGAAATAATTTCTCCCTTTGTAATTACCAAACCATATGGCCAGCCCGCTTAAAGATTTATATTCTCCAGCCTTTTACGATAGATTAGCCCATGCATTAACGGTTACCGTTCCGGGTTTCGATAAAGAAAAATTTATTAAAAAGGTTTTCACTGCTGACTTCGAATCAAAAGAATTAAAAGAGCGGATGAAACATACCTCGAAGGTATTACATGATTTTTTACCCGAAGATTACCCTCAAACAATAGCGTTGATTAAAAAAACTATCGCACAGTTAAGGCTTCAGGGTATTGGAGAAGATAGCCTGGCCTATATGTTTTTACCTGATTATATCGAAACCTATGGCATTAATAATTTCGAAGGTTCGGTTGAGGCACTCGAATTTGTTACGCAGTTTGTAAGCTGCGAATTTGCTGTTCGTCCTTTCATTTTAAAATACGGAAATGAGATGATTTTAAAAATGCAAAAATGGTCGCTGCACGAAAGCCATAAAGTAAGAAGGCTCGCCAGTGAAGGCAGCAGACCGCGCCTACCCTGGGCCATGGGTATCCCCTTTCTGAAAAAAGAGCCGACATCCATTTTACCCATACTGGAAAACCTTAAAAAAGATCCATCAGAATATGTAAGGCGGAGCGTTGCCAACAACTTAAACGATATTGCAAAAGATCATCCCCAGGTTGTTTTAAATGTGGCTAAAAACTGGTCGGGTTTGGGTGCCGAAACAGATGCCATTATTAAACATGGCAGCCGTACATTACTTAAACAAGGCCATGCCGATATCCTTAAACATTATGGCTTAGATGATGCAGGAATTTTATTAAAAGATTTCAAAATCTTAACGCCTCAGGTCAAAATTGGCGAAAATCTGGAGTTTTCGTTTTCTATTCTGAACGAAAATCCGACTGAACAAAAAGTGAGGTTGGAATACGCCATTTACTATAAAAAACAAAACGGCAAGAACACCAAAAAAGTGTATAAAATTTCGGAGCGGATTTACCCTGCAGGTGTAGCAATAAACATTATCCGCAAGCAAAAATTCGTATTGATTACTACACGTAAATTTCATCTGGGCGATCACCAGGTTTCGATGATCATTAACGGTGCCGAGAAGGAAATTTCACACTTCGAATTAAAGGCCTAGTTCGGATTTTACTTCATCAAGCAAAGCGACCTGCTTTTCATTGATGTATTTAACAGCATCAGAATAGGCAAACCATGCTGCTTTATCTATTTCAGCAAAACTTTGCCTTTTACCCGATCGCGGCGGCCATTCTATTTCGAAGGTATTACTAACAATTGTTGAAGGATCAAGATCTCCTTCCACAGCCCAGCACAATACTTTTTTACCTCCCTTTTGCACAACGGGAGTTAATTCAATGAAATCGCCGGTTAAGCTTTGACCTGTTTCCTCTTTAAATTCGCGGACTGCAGCTGTTAAAGCTTCTTCACCTTCATTTAGTTCCCCTTTGGGCACTGTCCAAAAGCCAATATCTTTTTTAGCAAAGAACGGCCCGCCCGGATGAACCAGAAAAAAATCTACCTGCTTATTCTTTTTTTTGAAGAGCAATATTCCGGCACTTTGTTTCATAAGGGTAAGGTAAGGATTTGGAATTAAAAACGGAGAATAAACTTTCCTTCAAATCTTCTATAAGATCCTGAAACAAGTTCAGGATGACGATAGTCTAGCGAAAACAAAGTGATTTTTTAAACTCTTTTCATTTCTCATCCCCCTGCCCCCTTCAAAGGGGGACAACAACACTCAAGAAAATAAGCTTTTTAATAAAAAAGCAGTTAAGCTTTTACACTTAACCGCTTTTATATAATCTGGTATGATGAGATTTTATCAGAGGCGCTCTTACAACAACCCGTACAACCCGTGAGCGTAATTCCTTAATGAAGATGATACCGTCTTCATCTTATCGGGAGATGGGCCTTTCACTTTATAAGCTTCTGGATGAAGTTCTAAAGGTTGTTCGTTAATTTGTTCTAATGTGTTTCTGTTGCTTAATGTAGCATGTTGTTCTTCGCTTAATTTTAAAGGTGCCATGATCTTGAAATTTATACTAGAACAACAGGATTATCTGGAATAAGTTTGCAGTTTTTTGTAAATTTTTAAAATTATTGTCCAAGACTCGAAATCCAGTTTTCGGTATCCGAAATTTTAATCGGCAGGCCCGAAGCAACGATTTCAGCACGCCTCCTGCATTGATATCCTCTTGCGTGATATAGTTCTTTTTAAAAGGCTTTCCGTTAAGAAAAACAGCCTTGATATATTTTTACAAGCCACTAGAAATTACGGCACAGTCATTTTCAAAAAAAGGCATAAAAAAACCGTCCAAATCTAAAATCAGGACGGCTGTGAAATAATTTTATCTGATTATTTAATAGTAACCGGAACAGAAATTTTATCCCATTCTAAAGCGAACCCGCTTTTGGTAATTTTATAAACCAAACGCTCTTGTGTAGCTTTTAAGGCTTTGGTTTTAACATCAACACGTAAAGCATCTTTAGCTTCTTCGTATTTGTAAGCACCCCATTGTTTTGGTTCTTTGTTAAAAATAGCTGTCCAGGTTCCGCTTTCTTTAGGGATTAAAAAGAAACTGTATTTTCCTGCTGCCAAAGGTTTACCTTCAACTACGATATCTTTATCCGTTTCGAAAGTAGTAGCCTCGTTTGCACCTGCACGCCATACTTTATCAAAGGCTTCTAAACCGCCCCAGATTTTACGTCCTTTTACAGCAGGGCTGCTGTAGGTGATGGTAATGGTTGCACCTTTAACTTTTCCCGTTGCTGTAGCCGCTGGACTTGGCTTAGGCTGAGCATCTTGTGCCATTGCACTTACAGAAATGGTAATTGCTGTAAATAGCAATGCGATTGATTTAATCATCGTTTTCATAGTATTATATTTATCTGTTTTTGTTGTTTTTGATTTTACGAATTTATGGCTTTAGGTTGATAAAACTATAATCCCAGTGTCTAAAAAATTGTGCAAAACTTTACTGTTTTTGAATCTATTTCTCAGCTTTAGACCAAACCGCTTTATTTTCTTCTTCCAACAAATCTGATTACCGAGCCCAGGCCGTTGTGAAACAACCCCTCATTCAGTTCAATTTCTTTTTCTTCCAGCACCAGAATCTCATAATTTTCGAAATCGGCTCTTATTTCCTCGATCGAAAATAGCATATCTATTTCTTTTGGTCCGCCAACTTTTTCGTTTTTGGCAAGATAATCAAGGTGTTTCTTGCTAAAAGCTTCGAAAATAAGCAAACCGCCCTTGCATAAATAGTTACTTAATGTTTTGTGGTAAGTTGATTTAATTGCCGATGGAAAGTGTGCATAAATTAAGGCAATGGCATCAAACTGTTCAGCTTTATAGTCTAGTTCCTGGAGTTCTCCCACCTGGTAATCAATACTAACATTATTGTTTTCTGCGAGTTGAAGTGCTTTATTCTTTCCTTCAATACTGATATCAAAGGCCGAAACCTTCCAGCCGAGTTTAGCGGCAAAAACAGCATTTCGGCCTTCCCCTTCTGCCGGAAAAAGTATGGTTCCGGTCTCGAGCTGCATCAACTGCGCTTTTAAATAGTTATTTGGTTGTTCGCCATAAGCAAATTCATTGGTACTGTATCGGTCATTCCACCTATCTACCCAAGCGTCTTTCATATTTAGCGTTATCTATTTTGTCGAAAATAAAGGTATCAAATTTTAGGCTTGCGCTCGGGCAGCAAATATCTGCTGCACGTAAAATTAGGTTTATTTGTCGACTACCGTTTTTGGATTAGAAAACAAGAGACCAATTACCGAGAACATAATTACTGCTGCTGCGCCGATTACATTGAGCCAAAGGAATGAAACAATATCGAATTCATATACAGCAACAACGGCAATTTCGGATAAGATGGCAGCAATAAATACAATGGGTCCGTTTATCTTTTTAAAATAAAATGCCACTAAAAAAATGCCAAGAATTGGTCCATAAAAAAGTGAACCCAGTACATTAACGGCTTCTATTAACGAACCCATCTGTGTAGCAAACATGGCAACAGCTATTGAAAAAATGCCCCATGCCAAAGTGTGCAAACGGCTATATTTCAGTTCAGTCTCATCATCTACTTCTTTTTTACCAAAAATAAGGTGTACATCTTTTAGCGAACAGGCAGCCAGCGAATTTAATGCAGCTGAAATAGACCCCCAGCTGGCCAAAAAGATAACGGCGAAAAGCAGGCCGATCATCCCGACAGGAAGGGTATTCTTTACAAAGTATAAAAAGATATAATTGGTATCGGTTTTCTCCGCATTGTAATTCGACTTGTTGATTGCCTCTTCTACCCTGCCATGCAGTTCTTTTACCTGCTTTTGGGTCGATTTAAAATTCGCTATCGAAGCATTTAAAGATGGTAATTGCTTTTCCTTTTCTATCAGGATATTTTTTGATTGCCGGTTAAATTTCTGTGCTAAAGCATTATGTTCTTTCTCGAAAGCAGCCGCCTGCTGTGGCTGTGTTTCCTTTAAATACTGATAGGAGCGTTCATTGAAATAAATTGGTGCCGGCTTCAATGAGAAGAAAGCAAACAATAATGCGCCGATTAACAGGATAGCGAACTGCATCGGGATTTTAACCAGCCCATTCAACAGTAATCCCATTTTAGCATTGGTATTGTCTTTCGCGGTAATGTATCTTCCCACCTGGCTCTGATCAGTACCGAAGTAAGAAAGCGCGAGGAAAAAGCCTCCGATTAAACCACTCCAGATATTATATTTATCCTTCCAATCGAATTCGGTGGTAATTACATTTAATTTACCCGATTTCCCGGCCAGGTAAAGTGCATCTTTAAATCCGATTCCATTAGGCATATTCTGCACCAGAAGGTACCCAGCAAAAGCCATTGTTCCCAAAATGATCAAAAACTGCAGTTTCTGCGTGTGTGCAATTGCTTTTGCACCACCAACATAGGTATAAATCAATAGAATCCCTCCGGTAAGGATATTGGTTAAATAAATGTTCCAGTTTAAAACACTAGAGAGGATAATACTTGGTGCATAAATGCTGATTCCTGTCGATAATCCCCGTGAAAACAAAAACAGCAACGACGTTAAAACCCTTGTTTTTTTATCGAAACGGTTTTCCAAATATTCATAGGCCGTATATACATTCAACCTTTGAAAAATCGGGATGAAAGTAATGCAAATAACAATCATTGCCAGTGGCAGACCAAAATAGTACTGCACGAAGCGCATGCCATCGGTATAAGCCTGCCCTGGTGCTGATAAAAAAGTAATGGCACTGGCCTGCGTAGCCATAATACCCAATAGCACAATGTACCAGGGCATTTTATTATCGGCCTTTAAATAGGAAGCATTGCTTTTTTGCCCACGACCAATAAAAACACCATAGGTTACCACAGCAAGCAAGGTAAATATCAGTACCGCCCAATCGATATTACTCATGCCCAGAATTTAGTAAACAGGTAATAAAATACAATCTGAAATACCAGCGCCAAAGCGAGTAAAATATACCAGGTATTCCAGTTTTTGAATTGATTTTTCATCACTTCCCGGCTGATAAAAAGTTAAAGAACAATCTGGCTGCACCAACATTTCCGGCAGGCAATTGCCTGAAAAAAGCTAAAGGCGTATAAATAAAATTTCCTTTACCATATTTTGCATACAGGGTCGATCCTTGAAGCGGCTCTTCATCAGTATCGTGCATCTCGAAAAGCGGTTCGTACTTAGCATCCCATTTATCAGGGAAATAAGCACCGCGCTCCTGCACCCAGCCTTTAAAATCGTCAGCAGTAATTTTATTTGGGTAGTTTAACAGTTTATGTTCGGGTTTCAAAAATTTAACTTCTGCATTTTCTTCGGTCACCCTTTTACCACTGATGCTAAACGGATAAACACCAAAATCCTGTAGCGCCATATCTTGTGTAGTATTGTACTGCATTACAATGGTTCCACCGTTTTCTACATAACCGCGTAAAGCAGTTTGCCAGTTTTTAATTCTTTTTTCGGTATTGATTACCCTTACTCCTGTTACCACGGCATCGTAACTGGCCAGTTTTGCTGAATTCAGGATATCTGCTTCTGTTAATACATCAACCTGCAAACCTGCCTGTCTTAAAAACTCAGGGATCAGATCTCCTGCCCCTTCAATATACCCAACTTTTTTCGCCAGCACCTTTACGTCTCCTTTAATCAACCAGGTTGTGGCCGGAACAAAATACTGTAGTGTTGGCAAATGCGGGTACTGAATTAATACCTGGCCTTTTGAATATTCATTCGCTTCTGATGAGAAAACAGCTTCTAATTTATTCTGGCTGGTTTTAATTTTTGCTAAATCTTCAACCGGGAGCAGAAAATTCATCGTATTGATGGTATTCTCTGCCAGGTTAATCCCTTGAAAGGTTTTCACCACCTGGTTGCCGATTTTGAAACTCACCTTACCATAATTAATATTCTTATTGGCTCTTAAGCGAAGGCTAACATTTAAAGCTTCTTTTTCTTTAGCGAAATAAACCGGCTCGCTAAAACTTAAATCGAGCGCAGGGATGATCCTGAGGGCTTCTACAACATCACCTTTAACAGGATCTAATTTTTTATAAGATAAAGGCAATCTGATTTCAAATTTTTCCGATTCTATTTTCAGTGACAACAGCACATTAACAGGCGATTGCATTTCCGGAAGCCCGATTAAAGTGTCATTAGCTACGCTGAATGTTGCCGCATCTTTTGCAGGCCTGGCTAACCAGTAAGGTTCTGTAGGTGCCGCATCTGCCGGAATCTGAATCTTGCGTTCAATGGTAATCAACGAGTCGTTAGCAAGTTTTCTATTTAAATTATCTGTCTGGTTTAACCAGTTCACACTTTCAATGGTAACAGGGGTAGCAGACCTTGAAATTAAGTTTAAACGGAAATTATAACTATTGCCGGCAATTGCTTCGGGTTGATTGGTTACCACCTCGCCCATAAAACCTACACTGCTTAAAATGATGTTATCGATA from Flavobacterium sp. W4I14 includes these protein-coding regions:
- a CDS encoding SSS family solute:Na+ symporter (product_source=KO:K03307; cog=COG0591; ko=KO:K03307; pfam=PF00474; tigrfam=TIGR00813; transmembrane_helix_parts=Outside_1_3,TMhelix_4_23,Inside_24_43,TMhelix_44_63,Outside_64_72,TMhelix_73_95,Inside_96_115,TMhelix_116_138,Outside_139_147,TMhelix_148_170,Inside_171_178,TMhelix_179_196,Outside_197_232,TMhelix_233_250,Inside_251_270,TMhelix_271_293,Outside_294_403,TMhelix_404_426,Inside_427_459,TMhelix_460_477,Outside_478_481,TMhelix_482_504,Inside_505_510,TMhelix_511_529,Outside_530_533,TMhelix_534_556,Inside_557_564), producing the protein MSNIDWAVLIFTLLAVVTYGVFIGRGQKSNASYLKADNKMPWYIVLLGIMATQASAITFLSAPGQAYTDGMRFVQYYFGLPLAMIVICITFIPIFQRLNVYTAYEYLENRFDKKTRVLTSLLFLFSRGLSTGISIYAPSIILSSVLNWNIYLTNILTGGILLIYTYVGGAKAIAHTQKLQFLIILGTMAFAGYLLVQNMPNGIGFKDALYLAGKSGKLNVITTEFDWKDKYNIWSGLIGGFFLALSYFGTDQSQVGRYITAKDNTNAKMGLLLNGLVKIPMQFAILLIGALLFAFFSLKPAPIYFNERSYQYLKETQPQQAAAFEKEHNALAQKFNRQSKNILIEKEKQLPSLNASIANFKSTQKQVKELHGRVEEAINKSNYNAEKTDTNYIFLYFVKNTLPVGMIGLLFAVIFLASWGSISAALNSLAACSLKDVHLIFGKKEVDDETELKYSRLHTLAWGIFSIAVAMFATQMGSLIEAVNVLGSLFYGPILGIFLVAFYFKKINGPIVFIAAILSEIAVVAVYEFDIVSFLWLNVIGAAAVIMFSVIGLLFSNPKTVVDK
- a CDS encoding hypothetical protein (product_source=Hypo-rule applied; smart=SM00724; superfamily=81464; transmembrane_helix_parts=Inside_1_6,TMhelix_7_29,Outside_30_34) yields the protein MKNQFKNWNTWYILLALALVFQIVFYYLFTKFWA
- a CDS encoding LmbE family N-acetylglucosaminyl deacetylase (product_source=COG2120; cath_funfam=3.40.50.10320; cleavage_site_network=SignalP-noTM; cog=COG2120; pfam=PF02585; superfamily=102588,52317) — protein: MFKRLTAIFIFCFPAVFCAAQQVRPAKSSEIYRELKTLKHLPKVLYLAAHPDDENTGLLSWLINDQNVETAYLSLTRGDGGQNLLGTEQGAALGLIRTHELLEARRLDGAQQFFTRAIDFGFSKNTNDTFKQWDADSITADVVWVIRKFRPDVIICRFPPTAAAGHGQHAASAVVAEKAFKAAADKNMFPNQLKYVSVWQPKRLLWNTFRFGSVNTTAENQLKATVGQYDAQLGMGYGELAGLSRSLHKSQGAGTQSVAGVRSDYFTNVLGDPAKRTLFDGLNLNWSDKGIGDIDELIDIVLLSFNYNQPDKSLHGLLMLRKRIAELQDAALRKDKLAAIDNIILSSVGFMGEVVTNQPEAIAGNSYNFRLNLISRSATPVTIESVNWLNQTDNLNRKLANDSLITIERKIQIPADAAPTEPYWLARPAKDAATFSVANDTLIGLPEMQSPVNVLLSLKIESEKFEIRLPLSYKKLDPVKGDVVEALRIIPALDLSFSEPVYFAKEKEALNVSLRLRANKNINYGKVSFKIGNQVVKTFQGINLAENTINTMNFLLPVEDLAKIKTSQNKLEAVFSSEANEYSKGQVLIQYPHLPTLQYFVPATTWLIKGDVKVLAKKVGYIEGAGDLIPEFLRQAGLQVDVLTEADILNSAKLASYDAVVTGVRVINTEKRIKNWQTALRGYVENGGTIVMQYNTTQDMALQDFGVYPFSISGKRVTEENAEVKFLKPEHKLLNYPNKITADDFKGWVQERGAYFPDKWDAKYEPLFEMHDTDEEPLQGSTLYAKYGKGNFIYTPLAFFRQLPAGNVGAARLFFNFLSAGK